From the genome of Candidatus Defluviilinea proxima:
GTTCCCATAATTTGACATCCATGTCACCATTCGATGAGCGTCTCATCGCAAAATAATGCCACGTATTAAAATCGGGCTGACGAGCATTCCAACTTTCGACAGGGAAATTAGCGTTGCCTGTTGTGTTGGAATTTCCTCTATATAAATCCCATGCCCCACTGCCAGAATTAAAACTGAAACGGCGTAGCGATTCCGTTCCGTAATCGCCAGCATGATATCCTATGTTGAACGTTGCGCCGCCGGTCGCCCGAAAAAGGATGATGGTTGTCACATCAGGTGGGATTGGCCCCTTTGTGTTCATTCCGCCAAATGGCCAAAGTCCTTCGGGAGATTTATATCCCGCTTCTCTTTCCAACACGACTGTCCCATTTTCTATACGGGCTGGTCCCCAAAAATTAAGAGCCGCATCTAAATCGTCAAAGCTCTCGTCAACAATAACCTGACCTAGATCAGGAGCTAATGACGCAGGAGTTGCACTGGGCAATGGCGTTTCGCTAGGCTGGACAGTTGCTGTTGGTGCAAGAGTAGATGTAGGACTTGGGGTATCAGATACAACAATATTTGGAGTGCTAACACTTGGAGTAATTGATTTTGGGGAAGAGCCGCAAGCAAAAGAAAAGAGAAGGAAACAGGTCGTTATAAAACACAAGGCTTTTTGCTTTGCGAGGATAAAAATTTCCATGGTTATTTTCCATTCATTGTTGAGAATTCGATTATAGCAAACCTCCTCGGCTATAATCGCCCAATTCAAATTCAAACCACAAAGGGACATTTATGCAACTCTACTACATCCGTCACGGACAATCCGTGAACAATGCGGGCTGGGGAACCCCGAACTACGTCGAAAGCACGGACCCCATACTGACCGACATCGGCCAGCAACAGGCCAAACTCCTTGGGGATTTCCTCGAAAAGAATCAAGGCAACACCGATCATAGCGAGTGGGACCCACACGATCATCATGGATTTAGGTTCACCCACATCTATACCAGCCTAATGGAACGTGCTGTGCAGACCTCCATGCCCACCGTGCGCAAACTGCCTCACATCCCGTTCACCGCATGGACAGATATTCACGAATCGGGCGGCATCTACGGGCGCGATGGTGCAGTGAAAGACAAGGGCTTGCCCGGCAAACCACGCTCCTTTTTTGAGGTCAATTATCCCGAGCTGAAGTTACCCGAAAGCTACAATGAAAGCGGATGGTGGCAGGAACGCCCCGTTGAAACCGAGGAGCAGGCTCATGTCCGTGCTGAGCGTGTATGGGTTGACCTGCTCGCCCGTCACGGCGACAGAGAAGGCCAACCCGAACATCGCGTGGCCTTTGTCAGCCACGGCACGTTCTTTGTCCATTTGCTGGGCGTCATTCTCAATCTGCCTTTCCGCACCGCCTATCTCGATATGCAATACTGGTTCCTTCTCAACAACTGTTCCATCAGCCGTATCAGTGTCTATAAAGATGAGGTCACCATCTGTTACATCAACCGCACCGATCATTTGCCGAGTCATCTGATCACAGGGTAGGCGCCACCCCATCCCTCCCCAAATACGACAACTAAAATTTAGTTCGCATACAAAATCCTCTTGTCGTATTTGGGGAGGGTGCCCTTTAGGGCGGGTGGGGTACGGTATAATTCGCCCCATGGATAAAAACATTATCGGTGTACGCTTTACCAAAATAGGCAAAATCTATCATTTCGACTCATCCTCCGTCCCTGACGTGGGTGTTGGCGAACATGTTATTGTGGATACATCCCGCGGACGTCACCTCGGCGAAGTTGTGCAAGTCGTGAAGGAACTGCCTCCGAAACCGGAAGGCGGCTGGAGGTCCGTAGAGAGGCGGGCTACCCCTCGCGACCTGCTCCTGCTTCAGTCGTGGCAATCCAAACAGACAGAAGCCATGATCAACTGTCGCGCCCGCGCATCCGAACTCAAACTCGAAGGCGTCAAGATCGTTTCAGCTGAATACAACTACGACGGCTCACGCCTCACCTTCCTGTTCAGTACCGAGAGCGAAGAAAAGGTGGACCTCAAATCGCTCAAGCATGACATGTACAACATCTACCCCAACACCCAGATCGAACTCCGCCAGATCGGCCCGCGCGATGTGGCCAAGATCATCGGCGGCATGGGTGCCTGCGGAATCGAAACCCGTTGTTGCTCCAAGTTCCTAACAGATTTCTCGCCCATCTCGATCAAGATGGCCAAGGAACAAGGCATCTCCCTCACACCCGAAGAGATCACCGGCATGTGTGGTCGCCTGCGTTGCTGTCTCATTTACGAATACGAACAATATGTAGAAGCCCGCAAACAACTGCCCAAGCGCAACAAGCGCGTTGTCACGCCCAAAGGCGAAGGCAAAGTTATCGATGTCCTGCCCATGAGCAATCAGGTCATTGTGTTCATCGAAGATGCAGAAGGCAAACGCTGGCGCGAAACCTTCGCACATACTGATATCCAACCCTGGGATGAACTCGAAGCGCTCAAACGCAAATCCGAAGCGCCCTGCGATCGTCACGATAGCGGTGGATGCACATGCGGTAAGAAAAGCCCACGAGAAGAGAATAACCGTAAACCGCCTTCGAATCAAAATCGTAGGCAGAATTAACTTCGCGTCCCCGGCATCATCACACCGAACGATCTTTCCCTACCCCTAAACCTGACCCTCCGCCCGGGCACGATTCATCTCAAGCCGAAGCCTGTATCCTCGGCCTCTGATTTTTATCTTGCCCGGGCTTTTTTCAACTGACTCCATCAACATGAAATACGCTTTACTTGCTCGTTCACATCGTCCTTTCGCGCTATGAGAGTTCCTTCGATATCAACCGCATGGACAGCAAACAACATCTTCAACACAAACAAAACAAAATCCTACAAATTTTGAAAGAATGGCTGGCGGAAAAATCATGACAGAACAACCGTATCACTGGCAAACACCCCAAAACATCCTCGTCATCCTCGCCCACCCCGATGACCCCGAATTCTTCTGCGGGGGTACACTCGCCAAATGGGCGCGCGAGGGACATTCCATCACCTACATTCTCCTCACCTGCGGCGATAAGGGCTTCAATCCCACCACGCACCCTGAAATGACCCCCGAAAAATTATGCGCCATTCGCCACGAGGAACAACATGCCGCTGCAAAAGTTATCGGTGCAAAGTTCGTATACATCTTATCCAACCCTGATGGCTACCTTGTCCCAGATATTCACATCCGTCGTGAAGTTGTAGCGGAGATCCGCAGGCACAAACCCGATATCCTTGTGACCTGTGACCCGCAAAATTTGTTCGCCACTTATGGCATTAATCATCCCGATCATCGCGCCTGCGGACAAATTGTTCTCGACGCCGTTTTCCCCGCCGCTGGCAACCTTGTCTACTTCCCCGAATTGCTTGATACAGGTCTCGAACCTCATATGCCCAAAGAAGTTTGGTGCTCGCTGACAAACCAACCCAACACAACAGTAGATGTCACTGACACATGGGATATCAAGCTCAACGCCATCCTTGAACACAAGACACAGGTGCAGGATTCAAAAGCATTGGTCAAACGCTTCAAGTCTCGACGGACTGAAGATAGTACAGACGAAAAACCAAGATACGAGGAGAAATTCAGAGTAGTGAAATACAGTTGAAGCAAACATCGAAGGTCACAAATCACAGGCCTTCGATGTTCAATGTTCTACTTTAATACTTTACATTGCTTTTCGTGCCCTTTAAATCTTTAATGGCAAACCTGGGCACAATAAACAACAGAAAAGAGATTTTACAAGTATGGAATCGACCTGGAAATCAAGAAAAGTTGTAATAGTAGGTGCTGGCGCAGTCGGCTCGTCTTTTGCTTACGCCCTCGCACAAAAAGGGATGGCAGACGAGATCTGCCTCGTGGATGCAAACAGCGACCTTGCATCTGGACAGGCGCTTGATCTGGCACACGGTCTCCCCTTTTACCCTCCCGTGCAGATCCATGCGGGCAGTAAAACGGATTATGCCGACGCCAGCGTGATCGTCATCACCGCCGGGGCCAAACAAAACCCAGGCGAATCGCGTCTCAATCTTTTGCAGAGAAATGCCGCGATCATCAAGGCCATCATCGACGATATCATCAGTGAAAATTCACAGGGTATCATCATCGTCACCACCAACCCTGTTGATATCCTCACTCATGTGGCGCTCAAACACTCTGGCTGGACAAAGAACCGCGTCATTGGCTCGGGCACCGTATTGGATAGTGCACGCTTCCGTTATCTCATCAGCCAATACTGCAATGTGGACGTAGGCAACGTCCACGCTTATATCCTTGGCGAACACGGAGATAGCGAGCTTCCCGCCTGGTCCATGACGAATGTGGCTGGCGTCCCTGTGGACGAGTACGCTCCCAAATATGGAAATGGTGATTGGCACAACGAGCGTGAGAGAATTGCGCGCCAGGTCAAGGAATCTGCGTATCACATCATCAACTACAAAGGTGCGACCTATTACGGCATTGGCATGGCGCTCACACGCATCGTCGGCGCTATACTGCAAGACCAGCAAAGTGTGCTCACCATCTCTACACTTCTCGAAGGAGAATACGGCGTCAAGGATGTATGTCTTGGTGTGCCATGTGTTCTCGGGCAGAATGGTGTTGTCAGCATTGTAGAGGCTTCGCTGATACGTGACGAACAAAAAGCTCTGGAAAATTCTGCCAACACTTTGCGAGAGGTGTTGAACAGTTTGTAATTTAACCTGCACCTAAAAAGGAATATCACATGAACAATTTCTTCCAACAAGCCAAAAGCCTTTTTCCCTACACACAATCCCTGCGCCGTGACTTTCACATACACCCAGAGCTCGGCTTCCGCGAGATTCGCACGGGCGGCATCGTAGCAAAGGAACTGGAAGCCTTGGGGATTGAAGTCACAAAAGGAGTCGGAAAGACCGGCGTAGTTGGCTTGTTGGAAGGATCAAAACCGGGTCCAACGATCCTCCTCCGCTTTGATATGGACGCGCTCCCTATCATCGAGGAAACAGGCGCAGAGTATGCGTCTACAAACCCGGGCGTCATGCACGCCTGCGGACACGATGGTCACACCGCGATAGGCCTCACCGTTGCGAAGATATTGAACGAACACAAAGATCAACTTAAAGGCAACATCAAATTCTGTTTTCAACCATCGGAGGAGGGAACGAACGGAGAAGAAGTCGGCGGCGCATTGATGATGATGCGTGACGGTGTGCTCGAATCGCCCAAAGTCGAAAAGACGCTTTCCCTACATCTATGGAACGATAAACCGCTTGGCTGGATCCACGTTGCAAAGGGGCCCATCATGGCGGGCGCAGAACTTTTCATTATCAAACTTACAGGCAAGGGCGGGCATGGTGCCGCGCCCGATACCACAATTGATCCGGTGGTTGCCGCGGCCCATATCATCACGGCGTTACAAACCGTCGCATCGCGCAATGTAGATCCATTACGACCTGTCGTAATCAGCGTCACATCCGTCCATGCAGGTTCAGCCTTCAATGTCATTCCGCAAACCGCTGAACTCACCGGCACCATTCGCACCTTCGATCCTGTCGTCCGCAAACTCGTACTCGAGCGTTTTGAACAGATCACACGCGGCATTGCCGCATCCATGCAATGCGAGGTCGAGATCACGATCAAACAAGTCACCGCACCGGTCATCAACAATGACAAAGTTGCCGCAAGCGTTGCGCAGTCAGCCCGCTCAGTATTCCCTGCAACTGAAATTGACGAGACATCTTATCTCACCATGGGCGCGGAAGATATGGGCTATATGCTTGAAAAAGCCGATGGCTGTTACTTCTTCATCGGCTCTGCCAACGATGCCAGGAATCTCAACTACGGCCACCATCACCCCAAATTCGATTTTGACGAACAAGCGCTCATCAGTGGCGTTGCCGTGATGGCTACCGCCGCAGTTGACCTTTTGAAATGAAGACAAAAACCACGCTTCTCTTTCTGACCTTTATCCTGTTTGCTTGCGCACAAAATTTTTCAACACCTGAAACTTTACCCGCGCAAGTCACTACCATTACACCATTCATACAACCCGCGACCAAATCTGCCATAGACGTCCCAACCGATAGCAATCCATCTGGCCCGAAGATCGTCGTCACTGTCGGCACACCAAACATTGGTCAGTCACCCGATGGCGACTTCCCCACACCCGCCGTTTCACAGCAACAGTGCGGATTCACCTGGGCATATCACGATCTCCCTGAAATCACAACCGAGTTCGATACAGCCGTCAAAGCCTTGAACTCCAGCGCATCTGCACACGCCACGGCATTCGGGGAAGATTGCTTCGGCCCAGATGGACAATTCGTCCGCTTTGCCGCTATGGAAACAGACTTCTATGTGACCATGCCTGCTTCTGATTTGAGCGACTACGAATCTTTCGGAAACATAATCGCACAAGTACTACAAATTGTGACTGGCTTTCCTCCTGACACACTCGCAGGTCCAAAGCCTGGCTTTGTCGAATTTCGTTTTGAGAAAAGCGCTTCAGAAAGCATCGGCCTTCGCGTCCCGATCGAACAATACAAAACAACCGCTCATGGCATCACAGGCGAAGAATTGCTCCGCATGTTTTATACAGGGCCGTAATACCTTGAATTGACTATCCGATATATTTTCAGCGCAAAAAACACAGACATCCCTCAAGTCTTTTTTAGAACTTGCGGGATGTTTGATTCTATATGTGGTGAGTAAAAAGATTCAATTCACTCATAACAAACTACACCATCTTGCCTACACGCAGACAGGACCCTCTTGACACATCCCAACCTTCATTGTATATTTCGTTTAGTAATTACTAAACATACATAACAAAAGAGACAGCATGCCACAATCACTCAATAAGATCAAACAAGAGTTCACACAAGGTCTCAGCCAAATCAGTCGCTTCTGGGGTTTCCCTAAAGGGATGGGCGCCATTTTTGCGGTGCTCTATCTCTCCCCCACACCGTTATCGCTCGATGAGATCGTCAGCGAAACGGGGCTCACCAAAGGAGCGATCAGCACCGAGATCCGTTCCCTCGCCCGCATGGGGCTTGTCCACCGTTCGACCAAACTTGGTGACCGCAAGGATTACTACGAGGCCGAAGCGGATTTCTATGCCGCGATCCGTTCCATTTTGCAGGAACGACAAAACTCCGAGTTTGATCGCGCTGTCCGTTCTGTGAAAGAGACGCTTACAGTAATGGACGAAAACTGGGTGGATAACGAAGAATGGAATTTTGTTTATCAACGCGTGCAAGCCTTGCAAGATTTCTTCGATGCGATCGACAGCCTTACGAAGGCAGTCATTCGTTTGGAGAGCTTGGGGCTTTCGAATGTCACAAAGATTTTAGGTGTTTTGAAATAATTATTCCGCGCTGAGCGGAGGGACAGCAGTTTTCTGTCCCGTAGTCGAAGCGTACTTACTGGTTACGGCGCTTCGACTACAGCCTTCGCGAAGAACGCTCAGGCTTCCGCTCAGCGCGAATACAAGGAGACAAAATGAAAATCGCAGTTACAGGTTCGTTCAGTTATTCAGGTAAGTACATCACAAAGCGGCTTCTCGCACGTGGAGAAGAAGTGATCACACTGACAGGTCACCCGAATCGTCCAGACCCCTTCAACGGACAGGTCAAGGCTTACCCGTTGGATTTTGACGAGACAAGCATGACCAAATCCCTGCAAGGTGTGGATGTGTTGGTCAATACGTATTGGGTGCGTTTCGACAAAGGCGAGAATACGCAACCACGCGCTGTAGAAAACACAAAGAAACTCGTCAACGCCGCCAAAGCCGCAGGCGTCAGGCGGATGGTTCATATCAGCATCGCCAATCCGTCAGCGGACTCACATCTCCCCTATTACTGGGGAAAGGCCGCCAACGAGAAAGCTGTCATCGAATCAGGAATGGGATATGCGATCTTACGCCCCACCGTACTGGTCGGTGACGAGGATATTCTCATCAACAACATTGCCTATCTTATGCGAAGATTCCCATTCTTTGCCTTGCCCGGCGATGGCTCGTATGGAATCCAACCCGTGTACGTGGATGACCTCGCACAACTGGTCGTCGAAGGCGTTTACACCAAGGATAGTTACATCATAGATGCTGTTGGACCTGATATCTTCACATTCAAGGAAATGGTGGAGTTGATCGGTGAAACGGTCGGGGCAAAACGTCCGTTGATCCCCTTCCCACCACGGCTGGCTTTGTTCGCCGCACAGTTCCTGAGTCTCTTCGTCAATGATGTTTTGCTCACCCCTGAAGAAGTGGACGGTTTGATGGAAGGCTTACTCGTTTCAAAAGAGCCAGCGCGCTGTAAGACTCGTCTGGGTGATTGGCTGGAAGCAAATAAAAACAAGGTTGGCGCAAAGTATGCGTCTGAGTTGGCAAAACATTACTAAAAAAAGACAGTCACCGCGAAGGTGACTGTCTTTTTAATAACAACATCTGAGAGAAAGAACGCCTCGCAACGATGATGGACTTAACCGATCTCCACCATCCCCGGGCAGTGCGGGTTATCCATACAGCCGTAATACTTTACCCCAGCCTGTGACCCATTGCGATGGATTCGCAGGACCATCATCCGACCGCAGACAGGGCACATTGGGACTGAATCAGCTTTCGTCGGAGTCCGAAGCGTGTTCGTCTCCTTCACTTTCAAAATGGAGAATTTAAACAGTTCGGCCAGGTCATCTTCCGAATAGCGGTCATTTGAGGGAATGTGGACAAGCGGAAGCCCTGCGCTGAGGAAAAGGTCTTCCATAAACTGATCGGTTTCACGGGTTTCATTTCTCGAAACAGGTTTCACCAATTCGATGCCGATGGCAGGCTTGAGCGTGGACGGCTCGCACAGGAGAAAATCCACATGCTTGCGAAAGATCTTGTTGAAGAAGTGAACGTTCTCGTTCGGGCGTACGATATAAAAAATGTCATTCAACCCAACCTTCGGGCAAATGACATAATGGTTTCGCACCATGCTTTGCAGAACTTTCAACAACGCCAACTCAGGGGTCGACATGAACTGTTCACGCAAGCGATAAGGCAGGCGTTCTTCAAGTTCTTTGAGTGGGATTGTTTTTCGATCTGACATTGGATTGCCCACATTATAGCAGGTGTGTTTGCGGATGCGCTACGCTTTTCGAATCAATTCCATAACTTTCGGCTTGAGTGCGGCGTTGACACCTATTGACTCGCCGTGAGTGTGACCTTCTTCGCCGGCCCACGAGCCGAAGAAGCCACCCGCCTCCCGAAAGATGACCGGGAACGGGCCACAATCCCAATCGTTCATGACCGGGTCTATCGCAACTTCTGCACGCCCGGTGGCAACGGCGAGATAGGCGTACGCATCTGACCAGCCGCGCATCACGTAGGCGGCATCGGAGATGCGTTTCCAGAGAGTTGGATCCCGTTTTTCAAATAAATGATGACTGGTACAGCAGAACCACGAGCGCTCGAACGTATCCACATCTGAGACGTGGGCACGCTTGCCGTTCCACCAGGTACCGAGTCCATCGGCGGCGCAGAGCATTTCATCGGTGCCGGGATAATACGCCGCACCGACTTGGATCACGCCGTCAATTTCAAGCCCGATCAACACGGCATACATCGGGATGCCACGCATAAAGGATTTGGTCCCGTCGATGGGATCGATAAACCACTTATACACAGACTTTGTGTCAGACTTTGACTCACCGAACTCTTCGCCAACGATGGCGTGAGTTGGGTAAGCTTTTTCAATTTCGCCACGGATAAATTCTTCAGCGGCACGGTCCGCGGCAGTGACGGGGGAATCGTCAGCTTTGTAATCGGGGCGGATACTGGTGTTGAAGTATCCGAGCGTAATGCGCCCCGCGCGGTAGGCAAGTTGGGTTGTAAAGTCGAGGTAGGGTTGGAGGTTCATAATTAGTATCAACCTTATAATAAATTAATTTGTTTCAACAAACCAGTCATCACTACTTAATCCAATGGCTTCCATGGCTTGGATGCAAAACCGATAGACATCTTTTGCAGATAAATTCACTTCTATATAATAGTCATTATCAAGTTTCCTATTCCTTCTAAAACGAGCTGGATCTTTACTGATAAATCTCGGATATTCCAAAGCCAAGTTCACAAATAACTCTGGCACTAATTCCGCGATTTTCATCAATGTCTGTGCTTGAACGTCTCGCCAAGACTCAACACTAATCCTTTCTCCTAAAACTGTTACGAATTTGGGAGTTTTGCCAGTAACGTCGTCACCAGTTACATTGAGAGTATCTTCCTCTCCAAAAAACGGCCATATAGTTACAGATAACTCTGCAAGTATTTTTGAACGCTCCTCAATATTTGCCCTCCGCCACGCCGGGTATGCGCTAAAAAATTTATTTAACTCAAGGTGGGAATTAATCAATTGCTCGCGCTTCATCAGGTAAGGTAAGTTTGATAGTTCCGAGTTATAACCAGTTAATGTCAAATTCCCAATAGTATTCAAATACAATTCATGATCAGCTTGCCATTCATCACCTAAATGCCCCATCCACCACTCGGTAAGCGTCTGTGGCATAACATGCTCAATAGATAGTGCTGCAAACTCAATAATTTCTTTATGAGCATGAGCAAGCTCTAAAGTTTCAAGTATAAATTTTGTCTTCACTGCTCGTTCCCCAGCACCGTACAACTTTGCGTCTTGTAATCTAGCGCGAAACTCATTATCTTTCGGATACCCCCTTGTCTGTAAAACAGACCTGACGCCATCAACCAAAACAGGCGAATTCTTCAGCGCTTGCCCATACAATAAAGGGAATATCTTATTCAATTGACTAGTTGGCACATTGCATACAAACCTTCGAACAAGATAATTTTCGAGCAACTTTAAAATCTGCAAAAAATCATCGGATGAAATCTGGCCTGTTGCGAAATCATGATAACAATTCAACAAAAATGGATAAGCTGTTGTAATCTCCATCCGGCTTAAGCGTGTAAGTGCTTTTTGCAGTTCCTTATTTTGTTCTAAATGAGGATGCAGGAATTTTGTGTAATAACCGGCAAAAAGGGATAAATCTTTTAATGCGTCGATTGCATTTCCCTGACCTATACGATCTTTTAAAGTGAAATAAACATCCCCTTGTTTCACAAAAGCACCATTCCGCATTAAGTAATGACGAACAAATTCTGTAAGGCTGTCTTCTAAAGCATTTTGCATTGGCGTCCAAAACTTCGCGTGATATTTCTCTTGTTCATTGGCGTGAATACGCATAAAAAAATAGTTTCGGATTAAGTCAGACTGAGTTAACGTACGTCCTTTCGCATTTAAGCTTTCAAATACTAGATGAGGATTATCATCAAGATCAAGAACTATACCAACAGCTGACAACCTACCGGTAATTACTTTATTTAGACTCGAAACATCTACTTTGCCTTGTCGTATTTTTCGTTCAAAGTATTGATAGCATTGCATCAACAGACTTTGTTCATCAAGTTTTTCTTCCTGAATTAAAGCTTTAAATGCATCCCGATCAACTTGAGTTGGTAATAATTTAAAGAAATCATCATCTTTCTTAAAAGGATTAACCAACATTGTCTGTTGAATTTCTTCAGCCAAATTTTCTTCGCCAGCCTTTTTTGAAAGGTCGCGCAAAAGAACCAGTAAAACAAATATTGTAGTTAGCCGTTGTTGACCATCAATTAATAAATATTTAGTAACCCCTTGTGGAACAGCAATTGTTGGCATAGTAACGATGGATCCAATAAAATGGCTCTTTGGTTCGCTGTTCTCGCATAACCACACTAAGTCATCCCAAAGGACATCCCATTCTTTTTTCCCCCAACTATAAGGACGTTGAAACAAGGGAACAACATATTGCTTCGTACCTTCAATAATTGGCTGAAATGTTGTCTCAGATGCTTTCATAATTATCCTCCTATCCAATATAGCGAGAAAGTTTTTAATTTAGTTACTGATTGTTACTTTAGACTTAGCAATCTCTCAAGCAACTTCTCTTCTTCCTCTTCCGTCTTTATTTCTCCATCCAGCCATGCGTTGCGGAGCTGACGTAGGATCACCGCATAGCGTGGTCCTGGTTGAAGGCCGCGTTCTTTGAGGTCATCGCCAGAGATATGCGGCTTGACGTAACGCCACATGGAAATGTATTCGTTGAAGAGTTCTTTCACTTGCAGGTCTTCGATCACGTAGCCCATCGCTTCCACGGCGTTGACCGGGAAAGACTCCAACCGCTCCACGCATTCGCTGGGTTTCAAGCCAACGAATTCTGGCAAGTCTTTGAACATCATGGATACGGCAAACAATGAGGCGAGCAAGTCCGCGGTGAAGTGGAGACGTTTATTCAGGGAGGCGATCTCTTCTTTCGATAAAGACATCAGCCAAAGTAACCAGCCTAGATCAGACGGATTCATCTGCTCCCCCATCGTCACATTCCACGGAGAAAGATGTTGCAAGCCGCGATACGTATGCAAATCCGCAAGACGAGCATGAGCGACCTTGTCACAGGTCAAAGCGGGATGGATCGGTCTGAGCAGGTCCAGTTCACAAAGATGCGTGAGCGCAGTCGCGGCGCTCCATTCTTCGAGGATCAAATCCAATTCATGGCGGATGCGCTGGGCAGAAAGCTCCTTAATGAATCCACGTGCTTCAGGGATCAGCGCCAGTGTATCGTCGGCTAATTCGAATCCATATCGCTCCGCATAACGGACAGCACGATACATACGTGTGGGATCATCAATAAAAGAATGGGGGTGCAAAACTCGAACAATACCCGCCTTTAAATCCTCAATGCCATTCAGGTCATCGCGTAGTTCGCCAAAGTGAGGGTCATCGAGGCGAATGGCAAGCGTATTGATCGTGAAGTCACGGCGGCGAATGTCGCCATCCATGCTTCCCACTTGCACAGTAGGCAAAGCGGCAGGCTGTGCGTAGGTTTCAGAACGCGCGGAGATCAAGTCCACGGCTTCGGTGGAGTGAACCAATTCTTTCGGCAAAAACCACTTGGCAGTGCCAAATTTGGCATGTACCGTCACCTTACCGCCATGCCTTTTAGCCAATGACCGCGCCAGCTTGATCGCATCCCCCTCCACGGTGAGATCAAAGTCTTTTATCGAGGAATTAAGCATCAGGTCCCGTACGGAACCGCCGATGATATATAGAGGAAACCCCAATCGTTCCGCATCGGCTTTTACAAGGCGAATCAGTTCAAATGTGTCAGAAGTCAGCGATGTTACAAGATGATCTGCAAGGTTCATATGCGCTCCCAGTTATCCATTTTACTCGTAAACCAAAATTTTTCAGGTATAATCTCCGCATCATCCTAAAGGATTGCTTCGCTTATGTTGAACCCGTTGCCGCGACCCGTAATGCAAAAAACCACCTGGTCTGGATAGGTTCAGTTCATCACGTCAACGAACGGCTCCCAGACTTTGGCGAGCCGTTTTTTATTGGTACATCCGCGCTGAGCGGAGTGAGGACAGTTCCATCGTCCGAACAAAGTCGAAGCGCACCTCACACCCCCGCTTCGACTTCGCTACGCTCCGCTCAGCGCGATGAAAGAAGTTATGGACATCAAACAACTCACCGAAGAAATGCACGCCCTCGTCCGCTCGAAAGGCTGGTACGAGGCCGATAGTAAACGGCCACAAACGCCGCGCAATCTCGCTGTGTCACTGGCAATCGAGGCGGCCGAAATTTTGGAGCACTTCCAATTCA
Proteins encoded in this window:
- a CDS encoding CCA tRNA nucleotidyltransferase codes for the protein MNLADHLVTSLTSDTFELIRLVKADAERLGFPLYIIGGSVRDLMLNSSIKDFDLTVEGDAIKLARSLAKRHGGKVTVHAKFGTAKWFLPKELVHSTEAVDLISARSETYAQPAALPTVQVGSMDGDIRRRDFTINTLAIRLDDPHFGELRDDLNGIEDLKAGIVRVLHPHSFIDDPTRMYRAVRYAERYGFELADDTLALIPEARGFIKELSAQRIRHELDLILEEWSAATALTHLCELDLLRPIHPALTCDKVAHARLADLHTYRGLQHLSPWNVTMGEQMNPSDLGWLLWLMSLSKEEIASLNKRLHFTADLLASLFAVSMMFKDLPEFVGLKPSECVERLESFPVNAVEAMGYVIEDLQVKELFNEYISMWRYVKPHISGDDLKERGLQPGPRYAVILRQLRNAWLDGEIKTEEEEEKLLERLLSLK
- a CDS encoding DUF262 domain-containing protein, which translates into the protein MKASETTFQPIIEGTKQYVVPLFQRPYSWGKKEWDVLWDDLVWLCENSEPKSHFIGSIVTMPTIAVPQGVTKYLLIDGQQRLTTIFVLLVLLRDLSKKAGEENLAEEIQQTMLVNPFKKDDDFFKLLPTQVDRDAFKALIQEEKLDEQSLLMQCYQYFERKIRQGKVDVSSLNKVITGRLSAVGIVLDLDDNPHLVFESLNAKGRTLTQSDLIRNYFFMRIHANEQEKYHAKFWTPMQNALEDSLTEFVRHYLMRNGAFVKQGDVYFTLKDRIGQGNAIDALKDLSLFAGYYTKFLHPHLEQNKELQKALTRLSRMEITTAYPFLLNCYHDFATGQISSDDFLQILKLLENYLVRRFVCNVPTSQLNKIFPLLYGQALKNSPVLVDGVRSVLQTRGYPKDNEFRARLQDAKLYGAGERAVKTKFILETLELAHAHKEIIEFAALSIEHVMPQTLTEWWMGHLGDEWQADHELYLNTIGNLTLTGYNSELSNLPYLMKREQLINSHLELNKFFSAYPAWRRANIEERSKILAELSVTIWPFFGEEDTLNVTGDDVTGKTPKFVTVLGERISVESWRDVQAQTLMKIAELVPELFVNLALEYPRFISKDPARFRRNRKLDNDYYIEVNLSAKDVYRFCIQAMEAIGLSSDDWFVETN